The following proteins are encoded in a genomic region of Gossypium hirsutum isolate 1008001.06 chromosome D05, Gossypium_hirsutum_v2.1, whole genome shotgun sequence:
- the LOC107905043 gene encoding 2,3-bisphosphoglycerate-dependent phosphoglycerate mutase 1, producing MANAMLHQTVGTLQLHGSSGIHFQGGNNSVRLVPKGFKVEVGFCKRGICSSGEKKFSVIQASASQTSVFDPVLSPSNNGTHESLKKSNEAALILIRHGESLWNEKNLFTGCVDVPLTKKGVEEAIEAGKRISNIPVDMIFTSALIRAQMTAMLAMTQHRRKKVPIIMHNENEQARVWSQIHSEDTIKQSIPVIAAWQLNERMYGELQGLNKQETADRFGKEKVHEWRRSYDIPPPNGESLEMCAERAVAYFKDEIEPQLLSGKNVMIAAHGNSLRSIIMYLDKLTSQEVISLELSTGIPMLYIFKEGKFIRRGSPIAPTEAGVYAYTRKLAQYRQKLDEMLH from the exons ATGGCCAATGCTATGTTGCACCAAACAGTTGGGACTCTTCAACTTCATGGCAGTTCTGGAATTCATTTCCAAGGTGGAAATAATTCAGTGAGATTGGTTCCCAAAGGTTTCAAGGTGGAAGTTGGGTTCTGCAAGAGAGGGATTTGTAGTTCCGGAGAGAAGAAATTCAGTGTTATTCAAGCCTCAGCTTCTCAAACCTCTGTTTTTGATCCTGTTTTATCTCCCTCTAACAATGGCACGCATGAATCTCTCAAGAAATCAA ATGAAGCAGCTTTGATACTGATTCGCCATGGGGAGTCTTTATGGAATGAGAAGAACCTGTTTACGGGTTGCGTTGATGTGCCTTTAACCAAGAAGGGAGTGGAAGAGGCAATTGAAGCCGGCAAAAGAATCAGCAACATACCTGTCGACATGATATTTACATCAGCACTAATTCGTGCACAGATGACCGCTATGCTAGCCATGACACAGCACCGACGAAAGAAG GTGCCAATTATCATGCATAATGAGAATGAGCAAGCAAGGGTATGGAGTCAAATACATAGTGAAGACACCATAAAACAATCAATTCCAGTTATAGCAGCTTGGCAATTGAATGAAAGAAT GTATGGAGAATTACAAGGTCTCAATAAACAGGAAACCGCAGATAGATTTGGGAAGGAAAAAGTTCATGAGTGGCGTAGAAGTTATGATATACCACCACCAAATGGCGAGAGTTTGGAAATGTGTGCTGAAAGAGCTGTTGCATATTTTAAAGATGAG ATTGAACCCCAACTTCTATCTGGAAAGAATGTCATGATTGCTGCACATGGGAACTCCTTAAGGTCTATCATTATGTATCTTGATAAGTTAACCTCACAGGAG GTTATCAGCTTAGAACTATCAACCGGGATACCCATGCTTTACATTTTTAAAGAGGGGAAGTTCATTAGAAGGGGAAGTCCCATCGCACCAACAGAGGCTGGAGTTTATGCTTATACTAGG AAGTTGGCTCAGTACAGGCAGAAACTAGATGAGATGTTGCATTGA
- the LOC107905044 gene encoding phosphatidylinositol transfer protein 3: protein MSAALKKSSSNGSDKSVTTEEQHAKISEIRKLIGPLPEKLAIYCSDAALTRYLRARNWNVKKATKMLKETLKWRAEYKPEEIRWEEVAHEAETGKIYRSNYIDKHGRTVLVMRPSCQNTKSTKGQIRYLVYCMENAILNLPPDKEQMVWLIDFNGYNLSHTSVKVTRETAHILQDHYPERLGLAILYNPPKFFEPFWKVVKPFLEPKTQNKVKFVYSDDPNSKKIMDELFDMEKLESAFGGNDDSGFNISKYAERMREDDKRMPAFWTRGNPQSAEPPVDLNSLDLNSDSDTSDNGKVDSSPSHVSDSETLSPSESVIVTKGSDNDSTEVH, encoded by the exons ATGAGTGCTGCATTGAAGAAATCCTCTTCAAATGGCTCTGATAAGTCTGTAACAACTGAAGAGCAGCATGCAAAG ATTAGTGAGATAAGAAAGTTGATAGGTCCATTGCCTGAGAAGTTGGCCATTTATTGTTCTGATGCAGCCCTCACAAGATATTTAAGGGCGCGAAACTGGAATGTCAAGAAGGCAACTAAAATGCTTAAAGAGACCTTAAAATGGAGAGCAGAATACAAACCAGAAGAGATCCGCTGG GAAGAGGTTGCTCATGAAGCAGAGACAGGGAAGATCTACAGATCAAATTATATAGACAAGCATGGAAGAACAGTTCTTGTCATGAGACCTAGTTGCCAG AACACAAAGTCAACTAAAGGACAGATAAGGTATTTGGTTTATTGCATGGAGAATGCAATTTTAAATCTTCCACCAGACAAGGAACAGATGGTCTGGTTGATCGATTTCAATGGCTACAACTTGTCACATACATCAGTGAAGGTGACACGGGAAACAGCACATATTTTACAAGACCATTATCCAGAGCGTCTGGGCTTGGCAATACTATACAACCCACCTAAGTTCTTTGAACCATTCTGGAAG GTGGTGAAACCATTTCTAGAACCCAAGACTCAGAACAAAGTAAAATTTGTTTACTCTGATGATCCCAATAGCAAGAAAATAATGGATGAGCTTTTTGATATGGAGAAGCTGGAGTCTGCATTTGGTGGAAATGATGATTCGGGTTTCAACATTAGTAAGTATGCTGAGAGGATGAGAGAGGATGACAAGAGGATGCCTGCTTTTTGGACAAGGGGAAATCCTCAATCCGCAGAGCCACCTGTTGATTTGAATTCGCTTGATTTGAACTCGGATTCTGATACTTCTGACAATGGCAAGGTAGACAGTTCCCCTAGTCATGTTTCTGACTCTGAAACCCTCTCTCCCAGTGAAAGTGTCATCGTCACAAAGGGAAGTGATAATGATTCCACAGAAGTTCATTAG